A window of Dorea formicigenerans contains these coding sequences:
- a CDS encoding glycine/betaine/sarcosine/D-proline family reductase selenoprotein B, producing MLERSEYIYSIPDGLTGEKNQDNIVPFINYKEAAPKRCLEMLLKKHRGEHFQSEVIMVSPEKPKIPNLHKKLNEAKILLMTDGGLVPKGNPEELPSTNAKICLAYSIQGCEALKPDKYEVSHQGYDNQYVNADPNRLLPVDIMRELEKEGIIGKLCDIFLTTAGVMTSTEESIRLGKRIASSIRQYEVDAVIITSACGTSTRCGTYIGKEIENIGIPVVQVTNLTRIAIDSGSVRIVKGNNVCYPFGNPQLPLEQEKEQRRRLVMETLNQLQQVIE from the coding sequence ATGTTAGAACGTTCAGAGTATATTTATTCAATTCCTGACGGGCTGACTGGAGAAAAAAATCAAGATAACATAGTTCCATTTATTAATTATAAGGAAGCAGCGCCAAAAAGATGCCTTGAGATGTTGTTAAAAAAGCATCGGGGAGAACATTTTCAAAGTGAGGTTATCATGGTGTCGCCCGAAAAACCGAAGATACCGAATCTTCATAAAAAGCTTAATGAAGCAAAGATTCTTTTGATGACAGATGGAGGGCTGGTACCGAAAGGAAATCCTGAAGAACTTCCTTCAACAAACGCAAAAATATGTCTGGCGTACAGTATTCAGGGCTGTGAGGCATTGAAGCCAGACAAATATGAAGTCAGCCATCAGGGTTATGATAATCAGTATGTGAATGCAGATCCGAATCGTTTGTTGCCGGTAGATATTATGAGAGAGTTGGAGAAAGAAGGAATTATTGGAAAATTATGTGATATCTTTCTAACAACAGCAGGAGTGATGACATCGACAGAAGAAAGTATTCGTCTCGGGAAACGAATTGCATCTTCAATCAGACAATATGAAGTGGATGCTGTGATTATTACATCAGCGTGTGGAACAAGTACTCGATGTGGAACCTATATTGGAAAAGAAATTGAAAATATCGGAATTCCGGTTGTACAGGTTACAAATCTGACGCGCATAGCTATTGACTCTGGTAGTGTGAGGATAGTAAAAGGTAATAATGTTTGTTATCCCTTTGGAAATCCGCAATTGCCCTTGGAACAGGAAAAAGAACAGCGCAGACGATTAGTCATGGAAACGTTAAATCAGTTACAGCAGGTCATCGAATAA
- a CDS encoding glycine/sarcosine/betaine reductase component B subunit, with protein sequence MSKRLQIDYIRVKKVQFGKKTELSEGVLTVNKEELINQAKSELFGSLDIKLAVPGESCRILGIHDVMQPRCKADAPETSYPGIWGKLAPMGEGRTVALKGVVVSDIYYAKCNIKYYLDMGGECAKYSNFSRHYHIILDATPAEGVSDASYAEALKYASLSINVYLAKLAIAMKPDESEVYELGPVGLGADGKPLPKVAYLVTHMASHDTWNFLVYGQSALGFLPTILQPTEVLDGAMVWRYWEPNYYLQNEVYIKELMKRHGKDIEFVGFVMDNNVMKIDGKDAMSMMAATLCKETLKADCVIVNKSGMGHCQLDSALAFNWAEKMGMTCVMNLSAVSNDKPGDMLVISDPKIDAVINSGRNYDLHHPRVDRVIGEGTNVPSLMGIDVRGPFTHTTNFAYQGIWSQLGDCYVTTDSDLPEVPEKEA encoded by the coding sequence ATGAGTAAAAGGTTACAAATTGATTACATTCGTGTCAAAAAGGTTCAATTTGGAAAGAAAACAGAACTGTCAGAAGGTGTATTGACAGTCAACAAAGAAGAGCTTATAAATCAGGCAAAAAGTGAATTGTTCGGAAGTCTGGATATTAAGCTGGCTGTACCAGGAGAAAGTTGCAGAATCCTGGGAATTCATGACGTAATGCAGCCGCGTTGTAAAGCAGATGCACCAGAAACATCTTATCCTGGAATTTGGGGAAAACTTGCACCTATGGGAGAAGGCCGTACCGTTGCATTAAAAGGAGTGGTTGTATCGGATATTTATTATGCAAAATGCAACATCAAATATTATTTGGATATGGGAGGAGAATGTGCAAAATACTCTAACTTTTCCAGACATTACCATATTATTTTAGATGCGACTCCGGCAGAAGGTGTCAGTGATGCAAGTTATGCAGAGGCTTTAAAATATGCATCGTTAAGCATTAACGTTTATCTAGCAAAACTGGCAATTGCTATGAAACCGGATGAATCAGAGGTTTATGAACTGGGACCGGTAGGTCTTGGAGCGGATGGTAAACCACTTCCGAAGGTAGCATATCTGGTTACGCATATGGCTTCTCATGATACTTGGAATTTCCTTGTATATGGGCAGAGCGCGTTAGGATTTCTCCCAACAATTCTTCAACCAACAGAAGTGCTCGATGGAGCTATGGTATGGAGATATTGGGAGCCGAACTATTATCTTCAAAATGAAGTCTATATCAAAGAATTGATGAAACGTCATGGAAAAGACATTGAGTTTGTCGGTTTTGTTATGGACAACAATGTTATGAAAATTGATGGAAAAGATGCAATGAGTATGATGGCAGCTACCTTGTGTAAAGAAACTTTAAAAGCAGATTGCGTTATTGTAAATAAATCAGGTATGGGACATTGTCAGCTGGACAGCGCACTTGCATTTAACTGGGCAGAAAAAATGGGAATGACATGTGTTATGAATTTGTCTGCTGTATCTAATGATAAACCTGGTGATATGCTTGTCATATCAGATCCAAAGATTGATGCCGTTATAAACAGTGGACGAAATTACGACCTTCATCATCCGAGAGTAGATCGGGTGATTGGAGAAGGAACCAATGTGCCAAGTTTGATGGGAATAGATGTGAGAGGGCCGTTTACACATACTACGAATTTTGCTTATCAGGGAATTTGGTCACAACTGGGTGACTGTTATGTAACTACAGATTCAGATTTGCCGGAAGTACCGGAAAAGGAGGCGTAG
- a CDS encoding glycine/betaine/sarcosine/D-proline family reductase selenoprotein B codes for MTEKIRVVHYINQFYGGYGGEDTASMGIVIKEEPVGPGLALAKNLGENYEIVATFICGDNYIAENTDEVCRQLIDTVKKYKGQLFVAGPGFNAGRYGIGCGAATSAVTRTLKIPAVTALYAENPGTDLYKDQCYILQTENNAAKMRQVVKQVAVFAKRLVEGDFIGDGKKEGYHGSGPEIEIDYTIPAPKRALAMLLKKYHHENFYTEVIMPNHEDIPLPVLDKPLDEIKIAVVTDGGLVPKGNPDNQVPTNSKYYKIYDTHGVDALNAKDYEVSHQGYNNAFVLADPNRLVPVDALMKLKKEGKIGEVYQKFYSTAGVMTPMEMGKKFGEGIAKDMKENGVDAAILTSTUGTSSRCGAVMTKEIERAGIPIIHVTNLTKISEGIGAHRILRGNSVLHVFGNPSLPHEQEVEYRKEMVEEALEMLTEKPEEGQHALICE; via the coding sequence ATGACAGAAAAAATCAGAGTCGTACATTATATTAATCAGTTTTATGGTGGATATGGCGGAGAAGACACTGCTAGTATGGGGATTGTTATAAAAGAAGAACCAGTAGGACCAGGACTTGCTCTTGCCAAAAATTTAGGAGAAAATTATGAAATTGTAGCTACATTTATTTGTGGAGATAATTATATAGCAGAGAATACAGACGAAGTGTGTAGGCAGTTGATAGACACTGTGAAAAAATATAAAGGACAGCTTTTTGTGGCAGGGCCTGGATTTAATGCAGGAAGATATGGAATCGGTTGTGGTGCTGCGACTTCTGCGGTGACAAGAACATTGAAAATCCCAGCAGTTACTGCATTGTATGCGGAAAATCCTGGTACAGATCTCTACAAGGATCAGTGCTATATTCTTCAGACAGAAAACAATGCTGCAAAGATGCGACAGGTTGTAAAACAGGTTGCAGTTTTTGCTAAACGCCTTGTAGAAGGTGATTTTATTGGAGATGGTAAGAAGGAAGGATATCATGGATCAGGTCCGGAAATTGAAATCGACTATACAATTCCGGCACCAAAGCGAGCGTTAGCTATGTTGCTTAAAAAGTATCATCACGAGAACTTCTATACAGAAGTCATCATGCCGAACCATGAAGATATACCACTTCCGGTTCTGGATAAGCCATTAGATGAGATAAAAATAGCAGTAGTCACTGACGGAGGGCTTGTGCCAAAGGGAAATCCGGATAACCAGGTTCCGACAAATTCAAAATATTATAAGATATATGACACTCATGGAGTGGATGCACTGAATGCAAAAGATTATGAGGTCAGTCATCAGGGATACAATAATGCATTTGTACTGGCTGATCCGAACCGTCTTGTTCCGGTGGATGCACTTATGAAGTTGAAGAAAGAAGGTAAAATCGGAGAGGTATATCAGAAGTTTTATTCTACAGCAGGAGTTATGACTCCGATGGAAATGGGAAAGAAATTTGGAGAAGGAATTGCAAAAGACATGAAAGAAAATGGAGTGGATGCTGCAATTCTGACATCTACTTGAGGTACCAGCTCTCGCTGCGGTGCAGTGATGACAAAAGAAATTGAAAGAGCTGGAATCCCAATTATCCATGTAACAAATCTTACCAAAATTTCTGAGGGAATCGGTGCTCATCGAATTTTACGAGGAAATAGTGTGCTTCATGTATTTGGTAATCCGTCACTTCCACATGAGCAAGAAGTTGAATATAGAAAAGAAATGGTGGAAGAAGCATTGGAAATGCTAACAGAAAAGCCGGAAGAAGGACAACATGCTTTAATTTGTGAATAA
- a CDS encoding M20 metallopeptidase family protein produces the protein MLQQYGGIQAYVLRIRRDLHKIPEIGLELPETEKFIKKELDALNIPYVCSERGSGIMATIEGAYHGKTIAFRTDMDALQLEEELDIDYKSLYPGYMHACGHDAHMAIMLGTARMLLTWKDSMHGVVRLIFQPGEETARGAEIAIEDGYVENVDAIFGLHIGTLFGKEIPCGKFIISSGCCMASYDHFIIKIKGESCHGSNPEKGIDPVQIASHLVLALQAIQTRELMGTIASVISIGKIIGGNQYNVIPDSVILEGTTRAVDESVRQYLAKRIEEIANMTAMTFGGECEFQIIWGAPPVVNDRYMADLAADAIEGTLGIQYVERHMESPCMAGEDFANYLNIVPGAFLYLSSSNTEKGTDYPHHSSRFNVDEDVLWEGVAGFNSIAKQILQN, from the coding sequence ATGTTACAGCAATATGGTGGAATTCAAGCATATGTGTTGCGGATTAGAAGGGATTTGCACAAGATTCCAGAAATAGGGCTGGAACTTCCTGAGACAGAAAAATTTATAAAAAAGGAATTAGATGCGTTGAACATACCATATGTCTGTTCAGAAAGAGGCAGTGGAATTATGGCAACCATAGAGGGTGCATATCACGGAAAAACAATTGCGTTTCGCACAGACATGGATGCTTTGCAGTTGGAAGAGGAATTAGATATTGATTATAAATCTCTATATCCGGGATATATGCATGCCTGTGGGCATGATGCGCATATGGCAATTATGCTTGGGACAGCAAGAATGCTCCTTACGTGGAAAGATTCTATGCATGGAGTGGTAAGATTAATTTTTCAGCCTGGTGAAGAAACAGCCAGAGGAGCAGAAATTGCTATTGAGGATGGATATGTTGAAAATGTCGACGCGATTTTTGGACTGCATATAGGTACTTTATTTGGAAAAGAAATTCCTTGTGGAAAGTTTATCATATCTTCAGGCTGTTGTATGGCCTCCTATGATCATTTTATTATTAAAATAAAGGGAGAATCTTGTCATGGATCAAATCCGGAAAAGGGGATTGACCCGGTTCAGATAGCTTCGCATCTTGTATTAGCACTACAGGCTATTCAGACAAGAGAACTTATGGGAACAATTGCCAGTGTGATTTCAATTGGTAAGATTATAGGTGGCAATCAGTATAATGTTATACCGGATTCAGTGATACTGGAAGGAACAACTCGTGCGGTGGATGAAAGTGTACGGCAATATTTGGCAAAAAGAATTGAAGAGATTGCAAATATGACAGCTATGACTTTTGGCGGTGAATGCGAATTCCAAATTATATGGGGAGCACCACCGGTCGTAAATGACAGATATATGGCAGATTTGGCAGCAGATGCCATAGAAGGGACTCTCGGAATTCAATATGTGGAGCGGCATATGGAGTCACCATGTATGGCAGGTGAAGATTTTGCAAATTATTTAAATATAGTTCCGGGGGCTTTTTTATATCTGAGTTCTTCTAATACAGAAAAAGGAACAGACTATCCACATCATTCTTCACGCTTCAATGTAGATGAAGATGTATTGTGGGAAGGAGTTGCTGGATTTAATTCAATAGCAAAACAGATACTTCAAAATTAG
- a CDS encoding radical SAM protein yields MELYTEKEVYRPFWEKDSALLETELGCSWHKCAFCDFTKDDFYIFPLEEIEKKAKMLVPYAKAKRRIFLLGENPFVMDTGKILAITGYVERYMPWIHEISMYARVDDVLRKDERELLVLRKKGICHLHIGIESGNAKVLKQMNKGVTPEQGIEACERLQRAGITYSVTVIPGLGGKKMSEEHAEDTAKFLNVIQPERIWMIGLKIWNDTDLYKQYNQGLFVPLDLRSRMMEAKKILENLKMSDCIFADTTVLNKYTVIGKLPYDKEKMINWMNELAKGTEN; encoded by the coding sequence GTGGAATTATATACAGAAAAAGAAGTGTATCGTCCATTTTGGGAAAAGGACAGTGCATTATTAGAAACAGAGCTAGGATGTAGTTGGCATAAATGTGCATTTTGTGATTTTACAAAGGATGATTTTTATATATTTCCTCTTGAAGAAATAGAGAAAAAAGCAAAAATGCTCGTACCATATGCAAAAGCAAAAAGACGTATTTTTTTGCTGGGAGAAAATCCATTTGTAATGGATACGGGGAAAATATTGGCAATTACTGGATATGTAGAGCGTTATATGCCATGGATTCATGAAATCAGTATGTATGCAAGGGTTGATGATGTTTTAAGAAAGGATGAGAGAGAGCTTCTTGTACTACGAAAAAAAGGAATTTGTCATTTGCATATTGGAATAGAGTCTGGAAATGCAAAAGTGTTGAAACAAATGAATAAAGGTGTAACACCAGAACAGGGTATAGAAGCTTGCGAACGATTACAAAGGGCAGGAATTACATATTCAGTTACGGTAATTCCGGGACTTGGTGGTAAAAAAATGTCAGAAGAACATGCGGAAGATACTGCAAAATTTTTGAATGTCATACAACCTGAAAGAATATGGATGATTGGATTAAAAATCTGGAACGATACAGATTTGTATAAGCAATATAATCAAGGTCTGTTTGTACCTTTAGATTTACGAAGTCGTATGATGGAAGCGAAAAAAATACTGGAGAATCTGAAAATGTCAGACTGCATATTTGCGGATACAACTGTATTGAATAAATATACAGTCATAGGTAAACTGCCGTATGATAAAGAAAAAATGATAAACTGGATGAATGAATTAGCAAAAGGAACCGAAAACTAA
- a CDS encoding LysR family transcriptional regulator — MNNKDYLIVATLGETRNITRTAERLFMTQSAISKRIKLIEQEFSCDLLVRSRHGIFFTKAGEHILDFCRNTLEELDALKQQVNFEHNEISGTLRVGYSISYGTYFLASQLASYHEAYPKVNLQVSTDQSSQLYTQMIQGSLDLAIIRGEYSWDGPKYILAKEQVYAVWNHSMDSKSLSECLYISRKTDPYLTNQMIKWLREKELFSNSSQICVDNITTCRQLVDSGIDWAILPEIALEHFDGTKMKLLFNDGTPFTRCTYILVQNGAIALPQIKYFINLILSLTDTKKEPS; from the coding sequence ATGAACAATAAAGACTATTTAATTGTTGCTACACTCGGAGAAACGCGAAATATTACCCGTACAGCCGAACGACTTTTCATGACACAATCTGCCATTTCCAAACGTATTAAATTAATAGAGCAGGAATTTAGCTGTGATTTGCTTGTACGCTCCCGGCATGGTATCTTTTTTACAAAGGCAGGGGAACATATCTTAGACTTTTGTCGCAACACACTTGAAGAACTAGATGCACTAAAGCAACAAGTGAATTTTGAACATAATGAAATATCCGGTACCCTTCGCGTCGGTTACTCAATCAGCTACGGAACTTACTTTCTTGCCAGTCAGCTTGCTTCTTACCATGAAGCATACCCTAAAGTAAATCTCCAAGTCAGTACCGACCAAAGTAGTCAGCTCTATACCCAAATGATTCAAGGATCTCTAGACCTTGCCATTATCCGAGGAGAATACAGTTGGGATGGACCAAAATATATACTTGCCAAAGAACAAGTCTATGCTGTTTGGAATCATTCAATGGATTCTAAATCTTTATCGGAATGTTTATACATAAGTCGAAAAACGGACCCATACCTCACCAATCAAATGATTAAATGGCTTCGTGAAAAAGAACTTTTTTCAAATTCTTCTCAAATATGTGTAGATAATATTACCACTTGCAGACAGTTAGTAGATTCTGGCATTGACTGGGCAATATTACCAGAAATTGCTCTTGAACATTTTGACGGAACAAAAATGAAATTACTCTTTAATGATGGGACACCCTTTACCCGTTGCACCTATATTCTGGTTCAAAATGGAGCCATAGCCCTTCCTCAGATTAAATATTTTATTAATCTGATATTGTCTCTTACTGATACAAAAAAGGAACCGAGTTAG
- a CDS encoding HAMP domain-containing sensor histidine kinase → MMKYFTHTNAGKLKLNFRAKMNLLTTGLIFVLLLLSTFLGNGVMILLIHHGFVNAGPPSSQIPLLIQTGIISIIIGTLITLLISHLPLKPLHTLVEAIHQVSTGNYDVKIHLEHPAEFREVSDCFNHMTEELSCTEMLRSDFINNFSHEFKTPIVSVLGFAKLLKSDQLTKDQREEYLDIIIEESRRLSELSTTILDLSRIESLSSLSGQTTFSLSEQIREAILLLEYKWSKKHLKLDLNLEELDILADEALLKQVWINLLDNGIKFSPEFGKLSVSLHTKDGTCIVKVQDHGPGMDQATSDLIFTKFYQGDTSRQSEGNGLGLALVKKIIELHRGTVTVESNTGKGSTFIVVLPL, encoded by the coding sequence ATGATGAAATACTTTACACATACAAATGCAGGCAAATTAAAACTAAATTTTCGGGCAAAAATGAACCTTCTTACAACCGGTTTAATCTTTGTCCTACTGTTATTATCCACATTTCTCGGAAACGGAGTTATGATCCTGCTCATCCATCATGGCTTCGTCAATGCCGGACCACCGTCCTCACAGATTCCGCTTCTGATCCAGACCGGGATCATCAGTATTATCATTGGCACCTTGATCACACTTCTGATCAGCCACCTACCGCTCAAACCTCTCCATACATTGGTTGAGGCTATTCATCAAGTATCCACAGGAAATTATGATGTTAAAATCCACTTGGAACACCCAGCAGAATTCCGAGAAGTATCTGATTGTTTTAATCACATGACCGAAGAATTGTCCTGTACAGAAATGTTACGCTCAGATTTTATCAACAACTTCTCTCACGAATTCAAGACCCCGATTGTCTCCGTTCTTGGATTCGCGAAATTATTAAAATCCGACCAACTCACAAAAGATCAACGCGAAGAATATCTGGACATTATTATAGAAGAGTCCAGGCGCTTATCAGAACTTTCCACGACCATACTTGACCTTTCCAGAATTGAAAGTCTCTCTTCCCTTTCCGGACAGACAACATTTTCCTTAAGCGAACAAATCCGGGAAGCAATTCTGTTATTGGAATATAAGTGGTCCAAAAAACATCTGAAGCTGGATCTTAATCTGGAAGAGTTGGACATCCTCGCTGATGAAGCACTGCTAAAACAGGTATGGATCAATCTTCTGGACAATGGAATTAAATTTTCCCCAGAGTTTGGAAAATTATCTGTCTCTCTTCACACAAAAGATGGAACCTGCATCGTCAAAGTTCAGGATCACGGTCCCGGCATGGATCAGGCAACCTCTGATCTAATCTTTACAAAGTTCTATCAGGGCGATACTTCACGCCAGTCGGAAGGCAATGGTCTGGGACTTGCACTTGTAAAGAAAATCATAGAGCTACATCGCGGTACAGTCACCGTGGAAAGCAATACAGGAAAAGGCAGCACCTTCATTGTGGTGCTGCCTTTATAG
- a CDS encoding response regulator transcription factor, whose translation MLQILIIDDDKNIRRYLKTILLAAGYTPICTETADEALHIMETNNIALIILDIMLPGTDGFTFTKLLRDCKNDIPILMHTAKQLPDDIKTGFLAGADDYMTKPADKDVLLLRIKALLRRAKITAEHQLRIGHTILNYDALTVTTDKDTQLLPQKEFLLLYKLLSYPNQIFTRMQLMDDIWGPDSDSGDATVSVHINRLRNRFQNCHDFSITTIRGLGYKAQVQEALM comes from the coding sequence ATGCTACAAATTTTGATTATTGATGATGACAAAAATATACGACGCTATTTAAAAACAATTCTTCTGGCCGCCGGGTACACTCCAATCTGCACAGAAACAGCCGATGAGGCACTACATATCATGGAGACAAACAATATTGCACTCATCATTCTTGACATTATGCTCCCCGGAACAGACGGGTTTACATTCACAAAGCTTCTGCGCGATTGTAAAAATGATATCCCTATCTTGATGCATACTGCAAAGCAGCTTCCGGATGACATAAAAACAGGATTTCTTGCCGGCGCTGACGATTATATGACGAAACCGGCTGATAAGGATGTCCTTCTTCTTAGAATCAAAGCGCTTCTGCGACGGGCAAAAATCACTGCGGAACACCAGCTTCGCATTGGACATACTATACTAAATTATGATGCCCTGACCGTCACTACAGATAAGGATACCCAACTGCTTCCTCAGAAAGAGTTTCTTCTATTATATAAGCTGCTTTCTTACCCAAACCAGATATTCACCCGCATGCAGCTTATGGACGATATCTGGGGACCGGATTCTGATTCCGGCGATGCGACTGTCAGCGTACACATCAACCGTCTCCGGAACCGGTTCCAGAATTGTCATGATTTTTCCATCACAACAATCCGGGGGCTTGGATATAAAGCACAGGTGCAAGAGGCACTCATGTAA
- a CDS encoding ABC transporter ATP-binding protein, whose protein sequence is MISVKHLTKCYGEFTAVDDLSFEIDEGHVYGFLGPNGAGKSTTMNIITGCLSATSGQVTIDGHDIFEEPKEAKRAIGYLPEIPPLYTNETPEEYLKFVAEAKGLKGKEMDRQIEGVISQTRIQNVRKRLISKLSKGYRQRVGIAQALLGNPKVIILDEPTVGLDPIQIIEIRDLIKQLGKNHTVILSSHILSEVQAICEKVLIISGGKLIAFDEPEHLEKSLAGSNEILFTTEATQKEVEEVKSLLGEITEVSYRETQDGLLSVTMKTDSDDIRGISRKLSMEFAKREKALYELTSKKANLEDIFLELTEAADPADVPEKDSEQVKADLRDMEISGLEEIGGLEKDETDEEEYRNKKKQEEEEKTE, encoded by the coding sequence ATGATTTCAGTAAAACATTTAACAAAATGTTACGGTGAATTTACCGCAGTAGACGATTTGTCCTTTGAGATTGATGAGGGTCATGTCTATGGTTTTCTGGGACCTAATGGTGCCGGAAAGTCTACAACTATGAATATCATTACCGGCTGTCTGTCAGCGACATCCGGTCAGGTCACGATTGATGGTCATGATATTTTTGAAGAGCCGAAAGAAGCCAAGAGAGCAATCGGCTATTTACCGGAGATTCCACCGCTTTATACGAATGAGACACCAGAGGAATATCTTAAGTTTGTTGCAGAAGCGAAAGGATTAAAAGGAAAAGAAATGGATCGTCAGATCGAGGGTGTCATTTCCCAAACGAGAATCCAGAATGTGAGAAAACGTCTGATTTCCAAGTTGTCGAAGGGGTACAGACAGAGAGTTGGGATTGCCCAGGCACTTCTTGGAAATCCGAAAGTTATTATTTTAGATGAGCCTACCGTAGGATTGGATCCGATTCAGATTATTGAGATCCGTGATCTGATCAAGCAGTTGGGAAAAAATCATACAGTTATTTTAAGTTCCCATATTTTATCAGAGGTGCAGGCAATCTGTGAAAAAGTGTTGATTATTTCTGGTGGGAAATTAATTGCATTTGATGAACCGGAACATTTGGAGAAGTCACTGGCAGGTTCTAACGAAATCTTGTTTACAACAGAGGCAACGCAGAAAGAAGTAGAGGAAGTGAAGTCTTTACTTGGTGAAATTACAGAGGTGTCTTACCGTGAGACGCAAGACGGCCTTTTAAGTGTGACAATGAAGACAGATTCTGATGATATCCGTGGAATCAGCCGTAAGCTTTCTATGGAATTTGCAAAGAGAGAAAAAGCGCTTTACGAGCTGACCTCCAAGAAAGCAAATTTGGAAGATATCTTCCTGGAGCTGACAGAAGCTGCTGACCCGGCAGATGTTCCTGAAAAAGATAGTGAACAGGTGAAAGCAGATCTTCGGGATATGGAAATCAGTGGTCTGGAAGAAATTGGTGGTCTTGAGAAAGACGAGACTGACGAGGAAGAATACAGGAATAAAAAGAAACAGGAAGAGGAGGAGAAAACAGAATGA
- a CDS encoding ABC transporter permease, with protein MKAVLKHELSGYFHSLTAYVFGAFLLVFVGIGSMLYNIQQAVANFEYVLGFISLIFVGLVPILTMRVLAEERKQRTDQLLYSLPITTTDIILGKYLALLVVFLIPLVIVAFYPLIFAKFGDVYLLTSYGSLIAFFIMGAALIAIGMFISSLTENLGMAAGICVAVVLFNYYSVSLADYISSSVIGSIIALVVLILIVGLIIKILTKNDAVAAGVAAVLLIAVAVIYFAKKSVFEGLLPNIMKTLSLFERFYSFVNGVFDMTAIVFYLSVIVFFLFLCVQSLEKRRYN; from the coding sequence ATGAAAGCAGTATTAAAACATGAGCTGTCCGGTTATTTTCATTCTCTGACGGCCTATGTATTCGGAGCATTTCTTCTTGTATTCGTAGGAATCGGATCTATGCTCTACAATATCCAGCAGGCAGTTGCAAACTTTGAATATGTGCTTGGATTTATCAGCCTTATATTTGTCGGATTAGTGCCGATCCTGACTATGAGAGTTCTGGCAGAAGAGCGAAAACAGAGAACAGACCAACTTCTTTATTCGCTGCCGATTACAACGACAGATATTATCCTTGGAAAATATCTTGCGCTTTTAGTTGTATTTTTAATTCCACTAGTAATTGTTGCTTTTTATCCACTAATCTTTGCAAAGTTTGGAGATGTCTATCTTTTGACATCGTATGGAAGCTTGATCGCATTTTTCATTATGGGTGCAGCACTTATTGCGATAGGAATGTTTATTTCTTCGTTGACAGAGAATCTTGGAATGGCAGCAGGTATCTGTGTGGCAGTTGTATTGTTCAATTATTACAGTGTCAGTTTGGCAGATTACATTTCCAGCAGTGTGATAGGTTCCATTATCGCACTTGTTGTATTGATTTTGATTGTCGGCCTGATTATTAAGATTCTGACGAAAAATGATGCGGTTGCGGCAGGTGTTGCTGCAGTTTTATTGATTGCAGTTGCTGTGATTTATTTTGCAAAGAAAAGTGTGTTCGAAGGACTGCTTCCGAATATTATGAAGACGTTGTCCTTGTTTGAACGGTTTTATTCATTTGTAAATGGAGTGTTTGATATGACAGCTATTGTATTTTATCTGTCTGTCATTGTATTCTTCTTGTTCCTCTGTGTTCAGTCACTTGAGAAAAGGAGGTACAACTAA